A genomic stretch from Penicillium digitatum chromosome 4, complete sequence includes:
- a CDS encoding Copper-transporting ATPase, putative, which yields MSSMNLQSGGVSRPAMATTTIKVDGMTCGACTSAVEGAFQGVDGAHDVSVSLIMGRAAVQHDPWVLPPAKIAEMIEDCGFDAAVLSTEEQRNPDPSSFPATRLSVTNLAIEGMTCGACTSAVESGLNDVSGVNSVDVSLLSERAVVEHDAEIITPEQIAELIEDRGFGARVLDTSLVGSKEPSAPAGSEEKSRLLVTTIAIGGMTCGACTSSVQGALGNVDGVIQLNISLLAERAVVVHDPSILPASKIADLVEDAGFDASIVSSEAQASFSKNTQQVNLSLHGLRDGVSATELEENIFQQPGVHSASIKMATSRMVISFDPCTIGIRSIVEAIEAAGYNALIVDSDDTNAQLQSLSKTKEIQDWKRSFIIAASFAVPVFLISMILPMYLPSIDFGSFALFPGLYLGDLVCLALTIPVQFGIGKRFYVTSFKSLKHRSPTMDVLVMLGTSAAFFYSCFTMIMALCGMNHRRPSTVFDTSTMLITFITLGRWLENRAKGQTSAALSRLMCLTPSMTTIYEDPIAAEKLAERWTSKPTPGAIEQPTLANDMTVNQRCIPTELIQVGDVVILHPGDKVSADGVVIRGESYVDESMISGEALPIHKKKGSQIIAGTVNGTNSIDFKVIRTGKDTQLSQIVKLVQDAQTSRAPIQRMADIVAGYFVPTIIGLGLITFFGWMFLSHVLPHPPTIFEMAGSGGRVMVCLKLCISVIVFACPCALGLSTPTAVMVGTGVGAEHGILVKGGAVLEAATKITHVVFDKTGTLTTGRMSVNHTRIEPQWTVNDWRRQLWWLIVGLAETGSEHPIGRAIFSAAITESGHPGEDGLPGSTGDVENSVGRGVSAIVEPASSGQRIRHHVFLGNAKFLRSKDVPVPADADPDSADSIEDLETDVPKPGTTAAGVTRIHVAIDNRYAGTISLRDTVKATAVAAVAALHRMGISTSMVTGDTLSTAISIATAVGIPTASISASVSPSEKRSIVSALQEKGERVAMVGDGINDSPALATASVGIALASGTDVAVEAADIVLMRPDDLLSVPASLSLSRSVFRRIKLNLVWACMYNVIGLPFAMGLFLPFTGFMLPPMAAGGAMALSSVSVVVSSLLLKFWSRPSWMEVERLEKELRSGAISPAGVAHRGHARKVSWWASATILSDSPRSLRHRVRDVVSSLWSLVTGKGPIPASRGDEGYVPLQTVEPPV from the coding sequence ATGTCATCCATGAATCTGCAATCCGGCGGGGTCAGTCGACCCGCAATGGCCACCACAACTATCAAAGTAGACGGAATGACTTGCGGAGCATGCACATCAGCAGTAGAGGGTGCATTTCAAGGAGTAGACGGTGCTCACGATGTTTCCGTCAGTCTGATCATGGGTAGGGCCGCTGTACAACACGATCCGTGGGTGTTACCGCCCGCGAAAATCGCAGAGATGATTGAAGACTGCGGGTTCGATGCGGCAGTACTTTCGACCGAGGAACAAAGGAATCCcgacccttcttcttttccagcTACACGACTCTCGGTGACCAACCTGGCAATTGAGGGTATGACATGTGGGGCATGTACGTCTGCAGTGGAAAGCGGGTTAAACGATGTCAGCGGTGTGAACTCCGTAGACGTCTCACTACTTTCCGAGCGCGCAGTCGTGGAACATGATGCTGAGATCATCACACCGGAGCAGATCGCAGAGCTCATTGAAGATCGAGGCTTTGGAGCGCGAGTGCTGGACACTTCTCTAGTGGGCTCCAAGGAGCCATCTGCACCGGCTGGCTCGGAAGAGAAATCTAGACTGCTGGTCACCACCATCGCAATTGGAGGAATGACATGCGGCGCTTGCACATCTAGCGTTCAAGGTGCATTGGGCAATGTCGATGGGGTAATCCAACTCAACATTAGTCTTCTGGCTGAGCGGGCGGTAGTTGTGCACGACCCAAGCATACTTCCTGCCAGCAAAATTGCAGATCTTGTGGAAGATGCCGGATTTGATGCGTCGATCGTGTCATCAGAGGCGCAGGCATCATTTTCAAAAAATACACAGCAGGTCAATTTGAGCTTGCATGGGCTGCGGGACGGCGTTTCTGCCACAGAATTGGAAGAAAACATATTCCAGCAACCGGGTGTTCATTCGGCATCAATCAAAATGGCTACATCTCGTATGGTCATTTCTTTTGACCCCTGTACAATCGGAATCCGGTCGATTGTGGAAGCGATCGAGGCTGCTGGTTACAACGCCTTAATTGTCGACTCAGATGATACGAACGCACAACTACAGTCATTATCCAAAACGAAGGAAATTCAAGACTGGAAAAGATCCTTCATTATCGCCGCCTCTTTCGCGGTTCCTGTCTTCCTCATCAGCATGATTCTTCCAATGTATTTGCCCAGTATTGACTTTGGCAGTTTTGCTCTCTTCCCGGGTCTATATCTCGGAGATCTGGTCTGTCTTGCTCTTACCATTCCGGTGCAGTTCGGCATCGGCAAACGATTTTATGTCACCAGCTTCAAGTCCCTCAAGCATCGATCCCCAACCATGGACGTTCTCGTAATGTTAGGCACGTCCGCTGCCTTCTTTTACAGCTGTTTTACTATGATCATGGCTCTTTGTGGCATGAACCACAGACGTCCGAGCACCGTGTTCGACACCAGTACGATGCTCATCACCTTTATCACCTTGGGACGATGGCTAGAGAACCGAGCCAAGGGCCAAACCTCCGCTGCTCTTTCTAGGCTCATGTGCCTGACTCCATCGATGACGACGATTTACGAAGATCCCATTGCGGCAGAGAAACTGGCTGAGCGCTGGACCTCCAAACCTACACCTGGTGCAATTGAGCAACCTACGTTAGCTAACGACATGACGGTGAATCAAAGATGCATTCCCACCGAGCTGATTCAAGTCGGCGATGTTGTCATTCTCCACCCGGGAGATAAAGTGTCTGCGGACGGTGTGGTCATCCGGGGTGAAAGCTATGTTGACGAGAGTATGATCAGTGGAGAGGCACTACCTATTCACAAAAAGAAAGGCAGTCAGATCATCGCTGGGACTGTGAATGGCACAAACTCTATTGATTTCAAAGTCATTCGAACCGGCAAGGATACCCAGTTGAGCCAAATTGTAAAGTTGGTGCAGGATGCACAGACGAGCCGTGCTCCTATTCAGCGCATGGCTGATATCGTTGCCGGTTACTTCGTCCCCACTATCATCGGTCTTGGTCTGATTACATTCTTTGGTTGGATGTTCCTCAGTCATGTACTGCCTCATCCGCCTACAATCTTTGAAATGGCAGGCAGTGGTGGCAGAGTCATGGTCTGCTTGAAGCTGTGCATCTCAGTCATTGTCTTTGCGTGCCCATGTGCTTTAGGCCTGAGCACTCCGACCGCAGTCATGGTTGGTACCGGTGTCGGCGCCGAGCATGGCATCCTCGTTAAGGGAGGTGCCGTGCTAGAAGCTGCCACAAAAATTACTCATGTCGTCTTTGATAAGACGGGCACCCTGACCACAGGTCGGATGAGCGTGAATCACACTCGAATCGAACCTCAATGGACAGTGAACGACTGGCGCCGTCAGCTCTGGTGGCTTATTGTCGGTCTTGCAGAAACAGGCAGTGAACACCCAATCGGACGAGCGATCTTCTCTGCGGCCATAACTGAATCAGGTCATCCCGGAGAAGATGGGTTACCAGGGAGTACGGGGGACGTTGAAAACAGTGTTGGTAGGGGTGTCTCTGCCATCGTCGAGCCTGCATCTAGCGGCCAGCGTATCCGGCACCATGTCTTCCTTGGCAACGCCAAATTCCTCCGGTCCAAAGACGTCCCTGTTCCCGCTGATGCAGATCCCGACTCTGCGGATTCTATCGAAGACCTGGAAACCGACGTCCCCAAGCCTGGCACCACCGCTGCCGGCGTTACACGCATCCACGTCGCAATCGACAACCGCTATGCGGGAACCATCTCCCTTCGAGATACAGTGAAAGCGACAGCCGTCGCGGCAGTAGCAGCCCTGCATCGTATGGGCATCTCAACCTCCATGGTGACAGGCGACACGCTCTCAACGGCGATATCAATCGCCACAGCAGTCGGTATCCCAACCGCTTCAATCAGCGCATCCGTCTCCCCATCCGAGAAACGGTCAATCGTCTCCGCCCTCCAAGAAAAAGGCGAGCGCGTCGCCATGGTCGGTGATGGCATCAACGACTCTCCCGCGTTGGCCACTGCATCTGTCGGAATCGCCCTTGCATCCGGCACAGACGTAGCTGTCGAGGCTGCTGATATCGTCCTCATGCGTCCGGACGATCTACTCTCTGTACCAGCCAGTCTCTCCCTCTCGCGCTCGGTCTTCAGACGCATCAAGCTGAACTTAGTTTGGGCTTGCATGTACAATGTCATCGGCCTTCCGTTTGCCATGGGTCTTTTCCTCCCCTTCACGGGCTTCATGCTACCGCCCATGGCCGCCGGTGGTGCCATGGCGCTTTCCAGTGTCTCCGTTGTTGTTAGCAGTCTGCTCTTGAAGTTCTGGAGTCGCCCATCTTGGATGGAGGTTGAGCGTCTTGAGAAGGAGCTTCGCTCGGGTGCGATCTCTCCGGCTGGTGTAGCGCATCGCGGCCATGCTCGTAAAGTGAGCTGGTGGGCTTCAGCTACTATTTTGTCGGATAGCCCGCGCTCTCTGCGTCATCGTGTCAGGGATGTTGTCTCTTCGCTATGGTCACTGGTCACTGGCAAAGGACCCATACCCGCTAGTCGGGGTGATGAGGGTTATGTTCCGCTGCAGACAGTTGAGCCGCCTGTTTGA